The following coding sequences are from one Gossypium raimondii isolate GPD5lz chromosome 4, ASM2569854v1, whole genome shotgun sequence window:
- the LOC105779985 gene encoding probable serine/threonine-protein kinase PBL9 has product MGSCFSARIKAESPLHNGANSRYGSKNGEEMGGSSSRVSSMSMPRTEGEILQSSNLKSFNFSELRTATRNFRPDSVLGEGGFGCVFKGWIDENSLTAAKPGTGLVIAVKRLNQEGFQGHQEWLAEINYLGQLHHPNLVKLIGYCLEDDHRLLVYEFMPKGSLENHLFRRNSYFQPLSWNLRMKVALGAAKGLAFLHSDEAKVIYRDFKTSNILLDSNYNAKLSDFGLAKDGPTGDKSHVSTRVMGTYGYAAPEYMATGHLTARSDVYSFGVVLLEMLTGKRAMDKNRPSREHSLVDWAKPYLTSKRKILHVMDSRIESQYTLDAALKAAYLALQCLSIEPKLRPNMNAVVKALEQLQDSGRDHKGAPRNSSVLNSHQHSRNAHKHQAKNANDLGNRNTISYPRPAASPLCT; this is encoded by the exons ATGGGGTCTTGTTTTAGTGCTAGAATCAAAGCTGAGAGCCCTCTTCACAACG GGGCTAATTCAAGATATGGGAGCAAAAATGGTGAAGAAATGGGTGGTTCAAGCAGCAGGGTTTCTTCAATGTCAATGCCTAGAACCGAGGGGGAGATTTTACAGTCTTCAAATTTGAAGAGTTTCAACTTCAGTGAACTTAGAACAGCCACCAGAAATTTCCGACCGGACAGTGTTTTGGGTGAAGGTGGTTTTGGTTGTGTTTTTAAAGGTTGGATTGATGAGAATTCACTTACAGCAGCCAAACCTGGTACTGGTTTGGTTATTGCTGTCAAAAGGCTTAACCAGGAGGGTTTTCAGGGTCACCAAGAATGGTTG GCTGAAATCAACTACCTGGGGCAACTGCATCATCCTAATCTCGTGAAATTGATCGGTTACTGCTTAGAGGACGATCATCGACTTCTGGTTTACGAATTCATGCCAAAGGGCAGCTTAGAGAATCATCTTTTTAGAA GAAATTCTTATTTTCAACCACTTTCCTGGAACCTCCGGATGAAGGTTGCTCTTGGTGCTGCTAAGGGCCTAGCATTTCTACATTCCGATGAGGCCAAAGTCATATACAGAGACTTCAAAACTTCGAATATCTTGCTTGATTCG AATTATAATGCCAAACTGTCTGACTTTGGACTGGCTAAAGATGGACCAACTGGTGATAAGAGTCATGTTTCGACAAGAGTCATGGGTACTTACGGTTATGCAGCTCCCGAGTATATGGCCACAG GTCATTTGACAGCCAGAAGTGATGTATATAGTTTTGGAGTTGTTCTTCTTGAAATGTTGACCGGCAAGCGAGCAATGGATAAGAACAGACCTTCAAGAGAGCACAGTTTAGTTGATTGGGCCAAGCCTTACCTTACCAGCAAACGCAAGATTTTACACGTTATGGATTCTCGTATCGAAAGCCAATACACACTCGATGCAGCATTGAAAGCTGCTTATCTTGCGCTGCAATGCCTTTCTATAGAACCGAAGCTTAGGCCTAATATGAATGCCGTAGTGAAAGCACTTGAGCAACTTCAAGACTCCGGCCGTGATCACAAAGGGGCCCCTCGAAATTCATCTGTTCTTAATTCTCATCAGCATTCAAGGAATGCTCACAAACATCAAGCGAAAAATGCAAATGATCTCGGCAACAGAAATACTATCTCATATCCTCGACCGGCTGCTTCTCCATTGTGtacataa
- the LOC105779987 gene encoding uncharacterized protein LOC105779987 → MSQRGSNPDGNTQASRFINEFPVFMNQIDLLIAKYEKLVDTEATQLDEINSLKVMVADKDEKIRIHEQLCRELQKEANELKANLEKTKKEHDVKVSELEEKLKAKEKEVGKMINKVEEMANSMTWEKLRSLNLRSGPQLDDSPNTRRSRSRDRYKDKSRSPSRVGRCSRSSSESEDDYRNELRKTMWPGKRRKSKSKDRGRSR, encoded by the exons ATGTCTCAACGAGGATCCAATCCAGATGGTAACACTCAGGCCAGCAGG tttATCAATGAATTCCCAGTGTTCATGAATCAGATCGACTTATTAATAGCAAAATACGAGAAGCTGGTTGACACTGAAGCAACTCAGCTGGATGAGATCAATAGTTTGAAAGTCATGGTTGCGGACAAAGATGAAAAAATTCGCATACACGAACAACTGTGCCGTGAGCTTCAGAAAGAGGCGAACGAATTGAAGGCGAATTTAGAGAAAACCAAGAAGGAACATGATGTGAAGGTATCTGAGCTCGAGGAAAAGCTCAAGGCCAAGGAAAAGGAAGTAGGCAAAATGATCAATAAGGTTGAGGAGATGGCTAACTCGATGACTTGGGAAAAGCTAAGAAGCTTGAACTTACGCTCGGGT CCGCAGTTGGATGACAGCCCAAATACTCGTAGATCAAG ATCTAGGGATAGGTATAAGGATAAGAGTCGATCTCCAAGTAGGGTGGGGCGTTGTTCAAGATCTTCAAGCGAGAGCGAAGATGATTACAGAAACGA ACTGCGGAAAACAATGTGGCCTGGAAAACGACGAAAATCGAAGTCTAAGGATAGAGGCAGAAGTAGATGA